In Melanotaenia boesemani isolate fMelBoe1 chromosome 7, fMelBoe1.pri, whole genome shotgun sequence, a single window of DNA contains:
- the rhogd gene encoding ras homolog gene family, member Gd, translating into MQTIKCVVVGDGAVGKTCLLISYTTNAFPEEYIPTVFDNYSAQMSVDGRTVSLNLWDTAGQEEYDRLRTLSYPQTNVFIICFSIGSPSSHANVRHKWHPEVSHHCPNVPILLVGTKKDLRGDGETVKKLKEQGLAPTTYQQGNSLAKQIGAVKYMECSALLQDGVRDVFAEAVRAVLYPVTKKNSKKCVLL; encoded by the coding sequence ATGCAGACCATTAAGTGTGTGGTGGTGGGTGACGGGGCGGTGGGTAAAACCTGCTTACTCATCTCTTATACAACTAATGCCTTCCCAGAAGAGTACATTCCCACCGTGTTTGACAATTACAGCGCTCAAATGAGTGTGGATGGCCGCACTGTTAGCCTTAACTTGTGGGACACAGCTGGCCAAGAGGAATATGACCGCCTGCGCACTCTCTCTTATCCCCAGACCAATGTATTCATCATATGCTTCTCCATCGGTAGTCCCTCCTCCCATGCCAATGTCAGGCACAAGTGGCACCCCGAGGTGTCTCACCACTGCCCCAATGTACCCATCCTGCTGGTGGGCACCAAGAAAGACCTGAGAGGTGATGGAGAAACGGTGAAGAAGCTAAAGGAGCAGGGTCTGGCCCCTACCACTTATCAGCAGGGCAACTCCCTGGCCAAGCAGATTGGAGCTGTTAAATACATGGAGTGTTCTGCACTGCTGCAGGATGGTGTAAGGGATGTGTTTGCTGAAGCTGTGAGAGCAGTGTTATATCCAGTCACAAAAAAGAATTCCAAAAAGTGTGTCCTCTTGTAA